From the genome of uncultured Bacteroides sp.:
ATTGATAAAGGTTGAAAAAGCACTGATTTTACAGTTGCTTTCTTTGAACGCGGTAGCTTTACCAAAAAAGACGCTCTTCCTGAGCGCTCAGTATAAATATCTACAATATTAGAAACATCGTTGTATTTTATAGAATGAAGAACAATTCCAAAAGATTTTTGTAGCATAAATTACTCCAATTCCTTATTTGTGACTTTTAGTAACAAAGCTACAAAAAAAGAATATAACCGCAAATTTATAGTCGAAAGTATAATCATCCAAAGAAAAAAAGAAAAAAATAACAAATGTTATTCTACTGATAATCAAACAATAAAATAGTAATAATAGAAGTTTTAAGATAAATCTAGAAAAAATTTCGCCGGAATATTTTGCTATTTCAAAAATAGCGCCTATCTTTGCATCCGCAATCAAGAAACAACGCGATTGCAAAATAGAAAAGATACCACAATGGCCCGTTCGTCTATCGGTTAGGACGTTAGATTTTCATTCTAGAAAGGGGGGTTCGACTCCCCCACGGGCTACAAAGTTAAAATATAAATTCAAAGAATTAAAAGATTAGTCGAAAAGATGGCAAATCACAAATCATCAATCAAGAGAATTAGACAAGCTGAGACAAAAAGACTTCACAACAGATACTATGGTAAAACCATGAGAAATGCTGTTAGAAAGTTACGTTCTACTTCTGACAAATCAGAAGCTACAGCTATGTACCCTGGCATTACTAAAATGATCGATAAGTTAGCAAAAACTAACGTTATTCACAAGAATAAGGCTAACAACTTGAAGTCAAAGTTAGCAATCTACGTTAACAAGCTTGCTTAATACAAAGAACTGAAGTACATTCTTTATATAATAAGGTCGGATTATTTAATCCGGCCTTTTGTGTTTATAGCTACTCCAAATTAAGCACTATAAAAAAGTGCAACGATATGAAATTTAGGCAAATTAAAGTGTTCAGAACCAATTAAAATCACTATATTTGCTTTGTTTAAATAATTACAAATTAAATATGACTGAAGAACAAATAGCGAATAATGATTCAATGTATTCCGCGGACAGTATTCAAGTACTTGAGGGATTAGAGGCCGTTAGAAAGCGCCCCGCAATGTACATTGGAGATACTGGCGTAAAAGGTTTGCACCATTTAGTATATGAGGTTGTTGATAACTCAATCGACGAAGCCTTAGCCGGCTATTGTGACCACATAGAAGTTTCTATTAACGAAGACAACTCAATTACCGTTCAGGATAACGGACGAGGTATTCCTGTTGATTTCCACGAGAAAGAACAGAAATCAGCACTTGAGGTTGTAATGACAGTACTTCATGCTGGTGGTAAGTTCGATAAAGGCTCTTACAAAGTATCCGGAGGTTTGCACGGTGTTGGTGTATCCTGTGTGAATGCACTTTCAACCTTACTGGTTGCTCAGGTTGCAAGAAACGGAGAATTATACCAACAAGAATACTCCTGTGGTATCCCAAAAGAAGCTGTAAAGGTTGTTGGAACAACAGACAAGACCGGAACACAAGTAACTTTCCATCCTGATGGGTCAATCTTCACCACAACGGAATATAAATACGATATTTTGGCTACTCGTATGCGTGAACTTGCATACCTGAATGCTGGACTTACTATCAAGCTAACAGATCTTCGTGTTAAGAACGAAGACGGAAGTTTCAAGAACGAAACATTCCATTCAGATGAAGGTTTAAAAGAGTTTGTTCGTTTTGTCGATTCATCTCGTGAAAAGCTTATCAATGATGTAATTTACATCAATACAGAGAAGCAAGGTATCCCTGTAGAAGTTGCTATAATGTATAATACTTCTTATACAGAGAATATCCACTCATACGTTAACAACATCAACACAATAGAAGGAGGTACTCACCTTGCAGGTTTCCGTCGTGCACTAACCCGTACACTAAAGAAATATGCCGAAGACTCCAAAATGCTGGAAAAAGTAAAGGTTGAGATTGCCGGTGATGACTTCCGTGAAGGTTTAACTGCTGTTATTTCTATAAAAGTAGCAGAACCTCAGTTTGAAGGACAGACAAAAACCAAGTTAGGTAATAACGAGGTTATGGGAGCTGTTGATCAGGCTGTTGGAGAAGCCTTGACTAATTATCTGGAAGAGCATCCAAAAGAAGCCAGAATGATTGTTGACAAGGTTGTTTTAGCTGCTACAGCTCGTCACGCAGCTCGCAAAGCCCGTGAAATGGTACAACGTAAATCACCAATGTCTGGTGGTGGACTTCCGGGAAAGTTAGCCGACTGTTCTGATAAAGACCCTGAAAGATGTGAGATATTCCTTGTCGAAGGAGACTCTGCAGGTGGTACAGCTAAACAAGGCCGTAACCGTGCATTTCAGGCAATTTTGCCTCTCCGTGGTAAGATTCTTAATGTGGAGAAAGCAATGCGTCATAAAGCTTACGAAAGTGAAGAAATCCGTAATATTTACACAGCATTAGGAGTAAGTATTGGTACAGAAGATGACTCTCAGGAAGCTAACATTACAAAGCTACGTTATAAGAAGATTATAATCATGACCGATGCCGACGTCGATGGTGCTCACATCGACACGCTTATCATGACTTTCTTCTTCCGCTTTATGCCTCAGCTTATTCAAAATGGCTATCTTTATATTGCCAATCCCCCACTCTACTTATGTAAGAAAGGAAAGGTAGAAGAATATTGCTGGACAGAAGAACAACGTCAACGATTTATTGCAACTTACGGAGGTGGTTCTGAGAACGCTATCCATACTCAACGATACAAAGGTTTGGGAGAAATGAACGCCCAACAGCTTTGGGACACAACAATGGATCCAGACCAACGTACATTACGTCAGGTAACTATTGACAATGCTGCTGAAGTTGATTATGTATTCTCAATGCTAATGGGTGAAGATGTAGGACCTCGTAGAGAGTTTATTGAAGAAAATGCTACTTATGCAAATATTGATGCATAAACAAAACATTATATTATAAAAGAAGAGGCTGTGTAGTTTTACACAGCCTCTTCTTTTATATATAGCAATCAATGATTTTAAAAGAGGATTTTTTCTAAATTATATCCAGGTTCAGCCTATCAAAGCATCTTAGCACCTGGCAAACTATCTTCTTTTAATTGTCTGCACTCCTTTTTCCGCCATCTCTTTGGCATATTCTTCCCTTCCCAGCGCTTTTATCCTATCTATGCAAGCATTTCTATCCGAATTGAAAAAGAAGCCAAACAGCTTACTTACAACATTTGTGAACTTCTTGCAATCATCCACATCAGTTGAGCACTCTGCGCAAGTTTTATACCCTTTTTCCATGCAACAAGTACGCGTTTTGCACCAGGTTGCTTTTTCATTTTTCAGGCAACCCATACAGCCTCCCTTCAAATATTGTCGGCAAGCACCACAATAAAGGCCACATACAGCAATCAGTTCCTGATTAATTTCAATCGTTTTTTCCATGCTTTTAAATATTTAAAAGAACTAATGTCTTACTATTCAGAAAACATTTCAACTTAACATTTTCTGTACGAAATGATCTATCGCCTGTTCATTGATATTTGAAACAGAAGTAGTTGTTTTCATAATCTTTTTAACAGCAAACTTTTCCAGTAGATTCATCTTTTCAAACTGAATTTCACCACCCATAAACTCTCTTGCCTTGGAATGACGAAGTAATTCCTCTGGAAACGAACGAACCATTTCCTCCTTTTGCTTTATTTCATCAGGCTCCATCCCACAGAGGAAGAGCCCCACTTCTTTAACAGCAAATAAAAAAACATGATTCTTCAAACAAAACTCTCTGAATTTCTTCTTAGCAGAGCCTACATAAACAGAACTTCCTACAATAATACGATCAAAGATTGAGAGATCAGGAGATTGATTTACATTCAAATCAATCATGGTAACCTCATCATTTATAAAGCGATTCTTTATCATCTCGGCAACCTTCTTTGTGGTGCCATATTTAGAAAGATACACAATAGCTGTTTTCATAGGCCTGTAATATTTAGATTAGATAATTCCTCTATTCTTCATTTCCTCTGCTGCAATTTCAAGTTCAGTATACCAATCTTCTCCAAATTTACGGATAAGTGGTTCTTTCAGGAACTTATATACAGGCACATCCTCTTTTTCTCCAAGAAGAACAGCAGCCTTACACACACTCCAGCGGTGATAATTTACAGCTTTAAATTCAGGATACTTCTGCACACGAATAGGATAAAGGTGGCAGGAAACCGGCTTGTAGAAGTCAACTTTCCCTTCACGATAAGCTTTCTCTATGGCGCAATAACAACATCCTTTCTCGTCGTAGCAGGTAAATACACAATCCTTACCATTCACAATGGAAGTAACCAGGTCACCATCCTCATCTTTATAACAAACGCCTTGCTTTTCTATTACAGCCTGTGCTTCAGAAGAAAGGTCCTCCCAGATAACCGGAAGGACCTTCTTTAGTTGTTCAACTTCTTCTTCTTCCAAAGGCGCACCGGCATCACCCTCAATACAACACTCCCCTTTGCAGGCATCCAGGTTGCATAAGAATTTCTCCTTAAATACATCAAGGCTGATGATGGTATCGTCTATTTGAATCATTCGAATATTATTTAATTAATACGTTGCCAGTCATTTCTTTTGGCGCTTCCAATCCCATAATTTTAAGGATAGTTGGAGCAATATCAGCCAAACGACCTTCAGCAACCTGAGCATCTTTATTTTCTGTTACATAAACACATGGAACAGGGTTCAAAGAGTGAGCAGTGTTAACAGAGCCATCTTCGTTTACAGCGTTATCAGCATTACCGTGATCGGCAATGATAATAGCCTCGTAACCGTTTGCCTTAGCAGCTTCAATAGTTTCTTTCACACAAGTATCAACAGCAATTACTGCTTTTTCGATAGCTTCGTATACACCAGTGTGTCCAACCATATCACCATTAGCAAAGTTTACTACGATAAAATCGAACTTGTTCTTGTTTATTTCAGCAACTAAAGCATCTTTTACTCCGTAAGCACTCATTTCAGGCTTCAAGTCGTAAGTAGCCACTTTAGGAGAATTAATCAGAATACGTTCTTCACCTTCGTATGGAGCTTCGCGTCCGCCGTTAAAGAAGAATGTAACGTGAGCATATTTTTCAGTTTCAGCAATGTGAAGCTGAGTTTTCTTCTGAGAAGAAATGAATTCACCCAATGTATTTTCTACGTTGTCTTTATCAAAGATGATATGAACTCCCTTGAAAGAAGAATCATATGGAGTCATGCAATAATATTGCAATCCCGGTACAATCTTCATACCTTCTTCAGTCATCTCTTTCTGAGTAAGAACCAGAGTAAGTTCTTTAGCACGGTCATTACGGTAGTTGAAGAAGATAACAACATCACCTTCCTTAATTCTTCCATCTACACCAGCATTTACAATTGGTTTGATGAATTCGTCAGTAACATCTGCATCATAAGATTCCTGCATAGCAGTAACCATGCAATCAGCCTTTTTACCAGTTCCATTAACCAACAAATCATAAGCCTCTTTCACACGAGCCCAACGTTTGTCGCGGTCCATTGCATAGTAACGGCCAATAATTGTAGCAACCTTGGCAGTAGTCTTCTTGCATTGAGCATCAAGTTGTTCAATAAAACCTTTACCACTTCTAGGATCAGTATCACGACCATCCATGAAACAGTGGATAAATGTATTTTCAATTGCATATTCCTTAGCGATTTCAGTCAACTTGAAAAGGTGATCAAGAGAACTGTGCACACCACCATCTGAAGTCAAACCCATAAGGTGAACAGACTTACCAGTTTCCTTTGCATAAGTGAAAGCAGAAACAATTTCCGGATTCTGCATGATTGTATTTTCACGACAAGCCTTGTTAATTTTTACCAAATCCTGGTAAACTACGCGTCCTGCACCAATATTTAAGTGACCTACTTCAGAGTTACCCATCTGACCATCAGGTAAACCTACATTTTCTCCACTAGCCTGAAGCTGTGAGTTTGGATATGTTTTTATCAGGTAATCCCAGTAAGGAGTTGGAGTGTTAAAGATAACATCTGCTTTAGAATGGTTCCCTATTCCCCATCCATCAAGAATCATTAAAAGAGCTTTCTTAGCCATACTATTAATTGTTTTAATTACTCATCATTTTACGAGTGCAAAGGTACGAAAAAAAGCAATAAGATGGTGAGTTTTAGTACTCATTCACATTATAATACAAGAATTCTCCTTATTCATTCTTTCAAGCTTTAAAAAGTTACTTTTGCACTACTGCTAATATACAACTTAAAACCTTCTTTTAACATAATAATATCAAAGATTATTATTTACAAATCACTCTCATATTTTTTACAAGCGCAATATTTTCACTTTTAGTCGGATCAAATTCACCTAAGCTATTGCATATTCTAATATCCTTCAAACAGCCTAGTTTATAATTCATTTTTCCATCATTCTCATATAAAAAAATTGAATCACCTTGCAAAACCTTATTGTAAAATATATAATTTTTATCTCTATGTGCAAGTTCACGATCATCATAAGGATACTTTTCCTTATAATCAATTATTTCTTGTTTCAGATCTGCGAATTTTTTATTCTGTCTTATTCGAAAATTTGCTGATAAATTAAATTCTATCATACTATTTCTTGTCTTAAGAACAAGCTGTTCTAAAGACTTCTTATGTCCATTTCTAAGATAATAAGAATACTCCATAATTGTATCATTATAAAAATATCTCTCAGTATAAAAAGGAACAGTATCACATAATGTTGTAAAATAGAGTTTAGGATCTACCTGATCCTTAATTATACTATACCAATAGCCACCTTTGTTTTGATAGTAAATATATTTATCTTTCTCTTTACCATTACTATAGCATATTCTTACAGTTATGGCACTATCGTTTTTTATGATTGCAACATAAGGCTTTTGAAGTTTTTCACCATTACTATTCACTCCTTTCATGGAATATTCATCAAATGTTTGATATAAAACATAACCATCCGATAATTGAGATTTATGCGGATTGCAACTTGTTAATGCCATAATAAATATTAGATATAAACATATTATCACTTTCATTGATTTCTTATTTTATCGAAACGATATCAATTTTCCATTTTTAATAAGCAATACAGACTTATTCTTATAATATTCAGATGTAGGACGTTGGCAAAAGTTTCTACTATTAAAAAACAAGGTCAAAATCAGACTATCTGGTAACGCCGTATTTTCAAGTGTTAAATTCTATTCGTTATACTCTTAAAGCCATAAAATATCTATTTCAGTTTATCTGCTTACTTTTCAATTTGTAAATACTCAATTAGGTTAAGCATAACCCTGCAATAAACAATAAAGAACAATAAAGGCCAAAGCCATAATCCACCAGATAATCTTATTTTATAGGTTCCTTTAAAGTTCTTTTAAAATAGAACAAAGTACAAAAAATAACCCAATAATAAAATAAACCCGGTAACTCATTTATATAAGCCAAAAGATCAGCAAATTTTTCTTTTGATTCAGAAACGAAAGTATCACACAATACATTCATTTTTAGATTTTGCAACAGATCCTTTGAGACTAATAGAACTATAAAAAATAAAACTATAAAATTATATTTCACATCAATTTTAACTGTTGCAATTTTGTCAACAGACATGAATACAATTAAGCCGAATAGAAATGTAGCAACTCCACCTCCAATTAGCAATGAGGTTATATTTCCAATCGCATAAGACAACCCTATATAAATCAATGACATTAAAATATTATACATATTTATTATCAATAGATAAGCCAAAACCCCTTTAAAAAAATCATTTTTCATCACTATTTATAATTATTAATTAATATCTATGAGCAACATTACCAGACAATAAACCTATAAATTAGAATACCTTTCTTGGCACTTGAAGATATTTCTTTATTTGTTTTCTAAAATATACATATCTAGACAATTTGCAATTCTGCT
Proteins encoded in this window:
- a CDS encoding flavodoxin domain-containing protein — encoded protein: MKTAIVYLSKYGTTKKVAEMIKNRFINDEVTMIDLNVNQSPDLSIFDRIIVGSSVYVGSAKKKFREFCLKNHVFLFAVKEVGLFLCGMEPDEIKQKEEMVRSFPEELLRHSKAREFMGGEIQFEKMNLLEKFAVKKIMKTTTSVSNINEQAIDHFVQKMLS
- the gpmI gene encoding 2,3-bisphosphoglycerate-independent phosphoglycerate mutase, which encodes MAKKALLMILDGWGIGNHSKADVIFNTPTPYWDYLIKTYPNSQLQASGENVGLPDGQMGNSEVGHLNIGAGRVVYQDLVKINKACRENTIMQNPEIVSAFTYAKETGKSVHLMGLTSDGGVHSSLDHLFKLTEIAKEYAIENTFIHCFMDGRDTDPRSGKGFIEQLDAQCKKTTAKVATIIGRYYAMDRDKRWARVKEAYDLLVNGTGKKADCMVTAMQESYDADVTDEFIKPIVNAGVDGRIKEGDVVIFFNYRNDRAKELTLVLTQKEMTEEGMKIVPGLQYYCMTPYDSSFKGVHIIFDKDNVENTLGEFISSQKKTQLHIAETEKYAHVTFFFNGGREAPYEGEERILINSPKVATYDLKPEMSAYGVKDALVAEINKNKFDFIVVNFANGDMVGHTGVYEAIEKAVIAVDTCVKETIEAAKANGYEAIIIADHGNADNAVNEDGSVNTAHSLNPVPCVYVTENKDAQVAEGRLADIAPTILKIMGLEAPKEMTGNVLIK
- a CDS encoding DUF3109 family protein, which produces MIQIDDTIISLDVFKEKFLCNLDACKGECCIEGDAGAPLEEEEVEQLKKVLPVIWEDLSSEAQAVIEKQGVCYKDEDGDLVTSIVNGKDCVFTCYDEKGCCYCAIEKAYREGKVDFYKPVSCHLYPIRVQKYPEFKAVNYHRWSVCKAAVLLGEKEDVPVYKFLKEPLIRKFGEDWYTELEIAAEEMKNRGII
- a CDS encoding DUF3795 domain-containing protein is translated as MEKTIEINQELIAVCGLYCGACRQYLKGGCMGCLKNEKATWCKTRTCCMEKGYKTCAECSTDVDDCKKFTNVVSKLFGFFFNSDRNACIDRIKALGREEYAKEMAEKGVQTIKRR
- the rpsT gene encoding 30S ribosomal protein S20, with translation MANHKSSIKRIRQAETKRLHNRYYGKTMRNAVRKLRSTSDKSEATAMYPGITKMIDKLAKTNVIHKNKANNLKSKLAIYVNKLA
- the gyrB gene encoding DNA topoisomerase (ATP-hydrolyzing) subunit B — encoded protein: MTEEQIANNDSMYSADSIQVLEGLEAVRKRPAMYIGDTGVKGLHHLVYEVVDNSIDEALAGYCDHIEVSINEDNSITVQDNGRGIPVDFHEKEQKSALEVVMTVLHAGGKFDKGSYKVSGGLHGVGVSCVNALSTLLVAQVARNGELYQQEYSCGIPKEAVKVVGTTDKTGTQVTFHPDGSIFTTTEYKYDILATRMRELAYLNAGLTIKLTDLRVKNEDGSFKNETFHSDEGLKEFVRFVDSSREKLINDVIYINTEKQGIPVEVAIMYNTSYTENIHSYVNNINTIEGGTHLAGFRRALTRTLKKYAEDSKMLEKVKVEIAGDDFREGLTAVISIKVAEPQFEGQTKTKLGNNEVMGAVDQAVGEALTNYLEEHPKEARMIVDKVVLAATARHAARKAREMVQRKSPMSGGGLPGKLADCSDKDPERCEIFLVEGDSAGGTAKQGRNRAFQAILPLRGKILNVEKAMRHKAYESEEIRNIYTALGVSIGTEDDSQEANITKLRYKKIIIMTDADVDGAHIDTLIMTFFFRFMPQLIQNGYLYIANPPLYLCKKGKVEEYCWTEEQRQRFIATYGGGSENAIHTQRYKGLGEMNAQQLWDTTMDPDQRTLRQVTIDNAAEVDYVFSMLMGEDVGPRREFIEENATYANIDA